From Maylandia zebra isolate NMK-2024a linkage group LG11, Mzebra_GT3a, whole genome shotgun sequence, one genomic window encodes:
- the tektl1 gene encoding tektin-like protein 1 translates to MRPVHSIVMQVQSVPLGSVTIGPQSWREGTVRSIRRAERLVRQTRAGQPAACSQPRSGSSSAAAGVSLKRSDGTAEVTARDKIRAEACRPRSRDCVCNQKISRRQSAGAMFPGGSQRTPVAPFPPSSLREQCAGASVAVVADYMRRVREVEVQLRRQAGRVTEEGVKLERERGHLERMLRSLRTNLTINQKSSEGRTRRPSTTETERDGADYLLLWERRELAELKQDLEGTLKTTLSQLQALGESSRQLLDCASERARVLELLPLSGSAGGHDSAPQTFIKTDPISPFTPECKKALESSSLRVNQSQLLRETIRRTLTSAISRQKAAHCAVNDGLVKKIAETVTLQQNLALTSAATRQAMFRKQREINCIRHSHGRAQGPEYSGDLLSREKLNRPLVKVYQRHPGTQLPEAAQLIQSGAALRRCLKSSEGELGKLEHTCLQLLDDLQGKRAAAQVDAAVVRMRRQQVDKRAMPAFLQQGAL, encoded by the exons ATGAGGCCAGTTCATAGCATAGTGATGCAGGTTCAGTCTGTTCCCCTCGGCTCTGTTACCATCGGACCGCAGTCCTGGCGCGAGGGTACGGTCCGCTCCATTCGGCGTGCTGAGCGCCTGGTCCGGCAGACTCGAGCCGGGCAGCCCGCTGCGTGCAGCCAGCCCCGGAGCGGCAGcagcagcgccgctgcaggAGTAAGCCTAAAGCGCTCAGACGGCACAGCGGAAGTCACAGccagagataagataagagcgGAGGCGTGCAGACCGAGGAGTCGTGACTGCGTCTGCAACCAGAAGATATCAAGACGCCAAAGTGCAGGAGCCATG TTCCCTGGTGGCTCTCAGAGGACACCTGTGGCCCCGTTCCCACCTTCCAGCCTGCGTGAGCAGTGTGCCGGAGCCAGTGTTGCTGTAGTTGCTGACTACATGCGCAGAGTTCGGGAGGTGGAGGTCCAGCTGCGCAGGCAGGCTGGCAGAGTGACCGAGGAAGGTGTCAAGctggagagagagcgaggaCATCTGGAGAGGATGCTGCGCAGTCTTAGGACCAATCTGACCATCAACCAGAAGAGCTCGGAGGGGAGAACCAGGAGGCCATCCACCACTGAGACG GAGAGAGATGGTGCTGATTACTTGCTGCTGTGGGAGAGGAGAGAGCTGGCTGAGCTGAAACAGGATCTGGAGGGAACACTGAAAACCACACTGAGCCAGCTTCAG GCCCTGGGTGAGAGcagcagacagctgctggactgTGCCAGTGAGAGGGCTCGAGTACTGGAACTGCTCCCTCtcagtggctctgctggaggaCATGACTCTGCACCTCAGACCTTTATCAAAACAGACCCCATCAGCCCCTTTACTCCAG AGTGTAAAAAGGCTTTAGAGTCGTCCTCCCTGAGGGTCAACCAGTCGCAGCTACTGAGAGAAACCATCAGACGGACGCTAACCAGCGCCATCAGCAGGCAGAAAGCTGCTCATTGCGCTGTCAACGACGGCCTGGTGAAAAAAATTGCAGAGACAGTCACTCTGCAG CAAAATCTGGCGCTGACGTCTGCAGCCACCCGGCAGGCCATGTTTCGTAAGCAGAGGGAGATCAACTGCATTCGTCACAGCCACGGCAGAGCACAG GGTCCAGAGTACAGCGGCGATCTTCTGTCCAGAGAGAAGCTCAACAGGCCTCTGGTGAAGGTTTATCAGAGACACCCGGGGACACAGTTACCTGAAGCTGCTCAGCTCATTCAG AGCGGTGCAGCGCTCAGACGATGTCTTAAGTCCTCTGAGGGTGAGCTGGGGAAGCTGGAGCACACATGTCTGCAGCTGCTGGATGACCTGCAGGGCAAGAGAGCTGCAGCTCAGGTGGACGCAGCTGTGGTCCGCATGAGGCGTCAGCAGGTCGACAAGCGAGCCATGCCCGCCTTCCTCCAGCAAGGGGCGCTGTGA